TGTGGGTTCACAACTTGATGTACTTGTTACTAGCGTATTACAAACATCGGCTGGTCGTATGATTTTCGCAAAACGTAAATTGCTAGAAAAAGCATTATAAGTAGAGGATTATTAATATGTATACATTAATTATTCCGGCAGCGGGCCAAGGGAAACGAATGGGTGCTGGTAAAAATAAGTTATTTTTACTTATAGATGAAGTACCAATTATTGTGCACACATTGCGTGCTTTTGAAAAAGATAAAGCGTGCAAAAGTATTATTATGGCAATTAACGAAGAGGAACGCCCGTATTTTGAAGAGTTAATGCAGAAGTACCAGATTGAAAAGCACGTACAATTTATTCAGGGTGGAGCCGAAAGACAAGATAGCGTATATAACGCACTTCAGTATGCGAGTGGTGTCGAATATGTTCTTGTGCATGACGGGGCGCGCCCGTTCGTAACGAATAAAGTGATTCGCGATGTATTAACTGCAGCAGAAAAATATGGAGCTTCCATTTGTGCAGTGCCAGTAAAAGATACTGTTAAGAAAGTAGAGCGGGGTGTTGTTGTAGAAACGGTAGAGCGATCTCAACTTAACGCTGTACAAACACCACAAGGATTCTCTGTTTCTCTTTTGCTAGAAGCTCATAGAAGCGCAAAGCAAAGTTGTTTTCTTGGCACAGATGATGCAAGTCTCGTAGAACGTGTTGGGAAGCAAGTAGGTGTAGTAGAGGGGAGTTACTATAATATTAAAGTGACGACTCCGGAAGATCTATTAATTGCTGAAAGTTTCCTACGTGTTCAGAAGAAATAACGTTGATGATGTGTTAATAAAGAAAAGCTCGGCAACAGCCGGGCTTTTCTTTATAAGGATAGCGATATAATATAGAGTCATAAAGCTCAGTAGTTTAGCTTAAGGAGGAAGTAAGGATGTTTCGAATTGGACAAGGTTTTGATGTACATGAATTTGCGGAAGGGCGCCCGTTGATTATCGGTGGAATTACAATTCCACACGAGAAAGGATTAATCGGTCATTCAGATGCAGATGTATTGTTACATACGATTGCTGATGCATGTTTAGGTGCGATTGCAGCAGGAGATATCGGAAAGCATTTTCCTGATACAGACCCAGCTTTTAAAGATGCAGATTCAGCTGTATTGTTACAAAAAGTTTGGGAATTTGTACGTGAACAAGGTTATGAGTTAGGAAATTTAGATTGTACAATTATTGCTCAAAAACCAAAAATGGCACCACATATTGAGAGCATGCGTAAGCGCATTAGTGAACTGTTAGAAACGTCTATCAATAACATTAATGTAAAGGCAACAACAACAGAAAAATTAGGATTTACAGGTAGAGAAGAAGGGATTGCTTCTCAAGCGGTTGTTTTATTACAGAAAAAATAATGGTTTTTAATTCGTAAGATGGATAATCACATTTTTTTGGTGTACAATTATAGAATGTGTTGACATTAAGAATGGAAGGTGTACCAATTATGGAAAAGCAAGTGAGAGTGCGCTACGCGCCAAGTCCAACAGGACACTTACATATCGGAAATGCGCGTACGGCATTATTTAATTATTTATTTGCTCGTCATTTAGATGGCAAATTTATTATTCGTATTGAAGATACTGATGTAAAACGTAACGTGGCTGGTGGAGAAGAAAGCCAATTAAAATACTTGAAATGGCTCGGTATGGACTGGGATGAAGGTGTTGATGTTGGTGGTGAATTTGGACCATATCGCCAAACAGAGCGTTTAGATATTTATAAAAAATTATATGAAGATTTATTAGAGCGTGGTCTAGCTTATAAATGTTACATGACAGAAGAAGAGCTAGAAGCAGAGCGTGAAGGACAAATCGCTCGTGGTGAAACACCTCGTTACGCAGGTAACCACCGTGAATTAACTGAAGAACAAGTGAAAGAATTTGAAGCTGAGGGACGTATTCCAAGTATTCGTTTCCGTGTACCAGCTGATCGTGACTACACATTCAAAGATATTGTAAAAGATGAAGTTGCGTTCCATTCAAATGATTTCGGTGATTTTGTTATTGTGAAAAAAGATGGAATTCCAACTTATAACTTTGCAGTAGCAGTAGATGATCATCTAATGGAAATTACACATGTACTTCGTGGTGATGATCATATTTCAAATACACCGAAACAAATGATGATTTATGAAGCTTTCGGCTGGGATATTCCACAATTCGGTCATATGACTCTAATTGTTAATGAAAGTCGTAAAAAGTTAAGTAAGCGTGATGAATCTATTATTCAATTTATTGAGCAATATAAAGAGCTTGGGTATCTTCCAGAAGCAATCTTTAACTTTATTGCACTACTAGGTTGGTCTCCGGTAGGAGAAGAAGAAATCTTCTCTAAAGATGAGTTTATCAAAATGTTCGATGCAGCTCGTTTATCAAAATCACCTGCATTATTTGATTCTCAAAAACTAAAATGGATGAACAACCAGTATATGAAAAAGCAAGATTTAGATACGGTTGTAGAGTTAAGCTTACCGCATTTAGTGAAAGCTGGACGTGTGGGAGAAACTTTAAGCGAACAAGACCAAGCTTGGATTCGTGATGTAATTGCTTTATACCATGAACAAATGAGTTTTGGAGCTGAAATTGTAGAGCTTTCTGAAATGTTCTTTAAAGATCATGTTGATTATGAAGAAGAAGGACAAGAAGTATTAAATGGTGAACAAGTACCTGAAGTACTTCGTGCATTTGCTGGTCAAATAGAAGCTCTAGAAGCAATGGAGCCAGCAGCAATTAAGGCAGCGATTAAAGCAGTTCAAAAGGAAACAGGACATAAAGGTAAAAATTTATTTATGCCAATCCGTGTTGCAACTACAGGACAAACGCATGGTCCAGAGCTTCCGAATGCTATTGCACTTCTTGGAAAAGAAAAAGTTTTAAATCGTCTTCAAAAAGTAATTGGTTAACATTTTCTAGATTTAGAAATATAATAAGTATACCTAAAACCTAATAAGGAAAAGCGACGAGAAGGAGAAGTAGAAAATCAGGCTTTTTACAGAGAGAACCACCTTTAGGCTGGGAGTGGTTTATAAGCGGATTTTTGAAATGCCCCTTCGAGTCTTCTGCTGAACAGCGAATTGCTTCGTGGGATGTCTTAGGCCGCAAAGTAAGCAGAAGCGGTGTACACCGTTATCATGGATGAGTTTGAGGCTTTTTTAAGCCTAAACAGAGTGGAACCGCGCTTAAAAGGCGTCTCTGTCAATATGACAGAGACGCCTTTTTTTTATACCGTGTAAATAGGTATGAATATAGAATTTATCTCCTTATATAAAGAATTAGAGGAGAAGTGATGAGTTAGGGGAGTTAGTTCGTTCGACAAAAAAGCAGCCCATAAAGGGGAGGGAACACCGATGTTTAAGAGGCTTCGGGAAGATATTGAAGTCGTTTTTGAACAGGATCCAGCGGCAAGAGGTTATTTCGAAGTCATTTTAACTTACTCTGGATTACATGCAGTTTGGGCCCACCGAATTGCACATGCTTTTTATAAAAGAAATTTTTTCTTTCTTGCACGTTTTGTTTCACAAGTGAGCCGCTTTTTTACTGGCATTGAGATCCATCCAGGAGCAACTATTGGTCGACGCTTTTTCATAGATCATGGAATGGGAGTTGTAATTGGAGAAACTTGTGAAATTGGTGATAATGTAACGATTTATCAAGGGGTTACATTAGGTGGTACAGGAAAAGAAAAAGGGAAGAGGCACCCAACAATTCAGGATAATGTATTAATTGCGACGGGTGCTAAAGTTCTTGGGTCTATTACTGTGGGGGAGAATTCTAAAATCGGAGCAGGGTCTGTCGTATTAAAAGAAGTTCCTGCACATTCTACAGTTGTAGGTATACCTGGCCGTGTCGTTATTCAAAATGGAGTAAAGATTGGTCAAGAATTAAATCACTCTGACCTTCCAGATCCGATTTTTGATAAATTAAAGGCTATGGAAGTAGAAATTGATAAATTGAAGAAACAATTGGAATTAAAGGTAGAAAGGAAGGATAAAAATGACTATTCACATTTATAATACGTTAACACGTCAAAAAGAAGAGTTTATTCCATTAGAAGAAAATAAGGTAAAGATGTATGTATGCGGACCTACAGTTTATAACTACATTCATATTGGGAATGCAAGACCTCCTATGGTATTCGATACAGTGCGTCGTTATTTAGAATACAAAGGATACGATGTGCAATATGTATCTAACTTTACGGATGTAGATGATAAATTAATTAAAGCGGCAAATGAATTAGGTGAAGATGTACCGACAATTGCTGATCGTTTTGTTGAAGCGTACTTTGAAGATGTAACAGCACTAGGTTGCAAACACGCAACAGTTCATCCTCGTGTAACAGAAAATATGGATATCATTATTGAATTTATTCAAGAACTTGTGAATAAAGGGTATGCATATGAATCAGAGGGTGATGTGTACTTTAAGACGAAGGAATTCGAAGGTTACGGTAAATTATCACATCAACCAATCGCAGATTTACGTCACGGTGCTCGTATTGAGGTAGGGGAAAAGAAACAAGACCCTCTTGATTTTGCTTTATGGAAAGCTGCGAAAGAAGGAGAAATCTTCTGGGAAAGCCCTTGGGGGCAAGGACGTCCAGGATGGCATATTGAATGCTCAGCAATGGCGCGTAAGTACTTAGGGGATACAATTGACATTCATGCTGGTGGTCAAGACTTGGCGTTCCCACATCATGAAAATGAAATTGCGCAGTCAGAGGCATTGACTGGAAAAACGTTTGCACGTTACTGGATGCATAATGGATATATTAATATTAACAATGAGAAGATGTCTAAATCGCTTGGTAACTTTATTTTAGTTCACGATATTATTAAGCAATACGACCCGCAGTTAATTAGATTCTTTATGTTATCAGTACACTATCGTCACCCGATTAACTTTAGTGAAGAGTTATTACAAAGTACGAATAATGGACTGGAAAGAATTAAAACAGCTTATGGAAACTTAAAGCATCGTATGGAGAGTAGTACGGATTTAACGGACCATAATGAGAAATGGTTAGCTGAAATAGAGAAATTCCAGACTGCATTTGAAGAGGCAATGAATGATGACTTTAACACTGCAAATGCAATTACCGAATTATACAACGTAGCAAATCATGCAAATCAATATTTACTTGAAGAGCATACATCTAAAGTTGTAATTGAAGCATACGTAAAACAACTGGAAACGTTATTTGATATTTTAGGATTAGAATTATCAAAAGAAGAATTACTGGATGAAGAAATTGAAGAGCTTATCCAAAAGCGCATTGAAGCTCGTAAAAATCGCGATTTCGCATTGTCTGATCAAATTCGTGACGATTTAAAAGAACGTAATATTATTTTAGAAGATACCGCTCAAGGTACAAGATGGAAAAGAGGATAAGGATGATTGATGCAAAGCAATTAAACAGCTTGGCGTTAGCGTATATGGGTGATGCGGTATATGAACAATATATCCGCTATCACCTCCTTCAAAAAGGAAAAGTTCGCCCTAATCAATTACATCGCTTAGGGACGAGCTTTGTTTCAGCAAAAGCACAGGCGAAAGTTGTTTATCATTTATTAGAGACGGCATTTTTGACAGAGGAAGAAGAGGCGGTATTAAGAAGAGGGCGTAATGCAAATTCAGGTACAGTTCCGAAAAATACGGATGTACAAACATATCGACATAGTACAGCCTTTGAAGCACTAATTGGTTATCATCATTTATTAAATAATCGTGAAAGATTAGATGAAATTGTATATAAGGCAATTGCAGTTTTAGAAGAAAAGGAAGGGGGCACATCATCATGACTAGTGAATATATTATCGGACGTAACCCTGTAATTGAAGCGTTAAGATCAGGGAGAGATATTAATAAAATTTGGATCGCAGAAGGTGCTGCCAAAGGACAAGTACAAATTGTACTAGCGTTAGCGAAAGAAAATAAGATTATTTTACAACATGCACCAAAGAAAAAGTTAGATCAATTAGTTGAGGGTAATCATCAAGGTGTAATTGCTCAAGTAGCTGCATATCAGTATGCAGAGTTAGAAGATTTATTCAAAGTGGCAGAAAAACGTAATGAAGATCCATTCTTCTTAATTTTAGATGAGATTGAAGATCCGCATAACCTAGGTTCTATTATGCGTACTGCTGATGCAACTGGAGCTCATGGAATTATTATTCCGAAGAGAAGAGCTGTGGGACTTACAGCATCAGTTGCGAAAGCATCAACAGGAGCGATTGAATACATTCCTGTTGCGCGCGTAACAAACTTATCTCGTACAATTGATGAATTAAAAGAGCGTGGACTTTGGATTGCTGGTACAGATGCCAAAGGGAAAACGGATTACCGTAATTTAGATGGTACAATGCCGATTGGATTAGTAATTGGTAGTGAAGGAAAAGGTATGAGTCGTATTATTGGTGAAAAATGTGATTTCCTAATCACTCTACCGATGGTGGGGAAAGTTACATCCTTAAATGCTTCAGTAGCCGCAAGTTTGTTAATGTATGAGGTATATCGTAAACGTCACGAAATTGGTAAATAAAAAATGAACGATATTTTAATCGTTGACGGTTACAACATTATCGGAGCTTGGGGAGATTTGAAGAAACTGCGGGATGTAGATTTACAATCATCAAGAGATGCGCTTATTGATAAGATGGCGGATTATCAAGGGTATACAGGCACAAAAGTGATGATAGTCTTTGATGCCTATACAGTCCATGGTATTGAAAAAAAGATGAAACAATCTCGTGTAGAAGTCATATTCACACGAAAGAATCAAACTGCAGACGAAAAGATAGAGCAACTTGCAATAGAGCTTAGAAATATAAATACACAAATATATGTTGCGACTTCTGATTATACAGAACAATGGGTTATATTTGGGCAAGGTGCCCTTCGAAAATCTGCGCGTGAATTAGAGTTGGAAGTACAAGCGATGGAACAACAAGTAAGAAGGCGTACAAAAGACACGAAAGAACAGCAGCCCGCCATGCGAAAGATATTTAGTAAAGATATTACAGAAAAATTAGAAAAATTAAGAAGAGGAGAGCGTTGAAGCATTGACGCTCTTTATCTTTTTACTGTATAATATTGCTAAATAAATAGCGGTCGGAGGGATCAAGGTGGAAGCAGGCTTCGTAAGTATAGGCGACGTTACATTTCGTGATTTAGAGGATGAGGCAATCGTTGAGTTAGTTCGAAAAGGTAATACTGACGCTCTAGAATATTTAATTCACAAGTATAAGAACTTTGTTCGTGCGAAATCAAGATCTTACTTTTTAGTGGGTGCCGATCGAGAAGACATTGTTCAAGAAGGTATGATAGGGTTGTTTAAAGCAATTCGTGATTATAAAGAGGACAAGCTGTCTTCATTCAAAGCATTTGCTGAACTATGTATCACTCGACAAATTATTACCGCTATTAAAACGGCAACAAGACAAAAACATATTCCTTTAAATTCGTATGTGT
This genomic interval from Bacillus thuringiensis contains the following:
- the ispD gene encoding 2-C-methyl-D-erythritol 4-phosphate cytidylyltransferase, whose protein sequence is MYTLIIPAAGQGKRMGAGKNKLFLLIDEVPIIVHTLRAFEKDKACKSIIMAINEEERPYFEELMQKYQIEKHVQFIQGGAERQDSVYNALQYASGVEYVLVHDGARPFVTNKVIRDVLTAAEKYGASICAVPVKDTVKKVERGVVVETVERSQLNAVQTPQGFSVSLLLEAHRSAKQSCFLGTDDASLVERVGKQVGVVEGSYYNIKVTTPEDLLIAESFLRVQKK
- the ispF gene encoding 2-C-methyl-D-erythritol 2,4-cyclodiphosphate synthase, encoding MFRIGQGFDVHEFAEGRPLIIGGITIPHEKGLIGHSDADVLLHTIADACLGAIAAGDIGKHFPDTDPAFKDADSAVLLQKVWEFVREQGYELGNLDCTIIAQKPKMAPHIESMRKRISELLETSINNINVKATTTEKLGFTGREEGIASQAVVLLQKK
- the gltX gene encoding glutamate--tRNA ligase, translated to MEKQVRVRYAPSPTGHLHIGNARTALFNYLFARHLDGKFIIRIEDTDVKRNVAGGEESQLKYLKWLGMDWDEGVDVGGEFGPYRQTERLDIYKKLYEDLLERGLAYKCYMTEEELEAEREGQIARGETPRYAGNHRELTEEQVKEFEAEGRIPSIRFRVPADRDYTFKDIVKDEVAFHSNDFGDFVIVKKDGIPTYNFAVAVDDHLMEITHVLRGDDHISNTPKQMMIYEAFGWDIPQFGHMTLIVNESRKKLSKRDESIIQFIEQYKELGYLPEAIFNFIALLGWSPVGEEEIFSKDEFIKMFDAARLSKSPALFDSQKLKWMNNQYMKKQDLDTVVELSLPHLVKAGRVGETLSEQDQAWIRDVIALYHEQMSFGAEIVELSEMFFKDHVDYEEEGQEVLNGEQVPEVLRAFAGQIEALEAMEPAAIKAAIKAVQKETGHKGKNLFMPIRVATTGQTHGPELPNAIALLGKEKVLNRLQKVIG
- the cysE gene encoding serine O-acetyltransferase, producing MFKRLREDIEVVFEQDPAARGYFEVILTYSGLHAVWAHRIAHAFYKRNFFFLARFVSQVSRFFTGIEIHPGATIGRRFFIDHGMGVVIGETCEIGDNVTIYQGVTLGGTGKEKGKRHPTIQDNVLIATGAKVLGSITVGENSKIGAGSVVLKEVPAHSTVVGIPGRVVIQNGVKIGQELNHSDLPDPIFDKLKAMEVEIDKLKKQLELKVERKDKNDYSHL
- the cysS gene encoding cysteine--tRNA ligase, encoding MTIHIYNTLTRQKEEFIPLEENKVKMYVCGPTVYNYIHIGNARPPMVFDTVRRYLEYKGYDVQYVSNFTDVDDKLIKAANELGEDVPTIADRFVEAYFEDVTALGCKHATVHPRVTENMDIIIEFIQELVNKGYAYESEGDVYFKTKEFEGYGKLSHQPIADLRHGARIEVGEKKQDPLDFALWKAAKEGEIFWESPWGQGRPGWHIECSAMARKYLGDTIDIHAGGQDLAFPHHENEIAQSEALTGKTFARYWMHNGYININNEKMSKSLGNFILVHDIIKQYDPQLIRFFMLSVHYRHPINFSEELLQSTNNGLERIKTAYGNLKHRMESSTDLTDHNEKWLAEIEKFQTAFEEAMNDDFNTANAITELYNVANHANQYLLEEHTSKVVIEAYVKQLETLFDILGLELSKEELLDEEIEELIQKRIEARKNRDFALSDQIRDDLKERNIILEDTAQGTRWKRG
- a CDS encoding Mini-ribonuclease 3, with protein sequence MIDAKQLNSLALAYMGDAVYEQYIRYHLLQKGKVRPNQLHRLGTSFVSAKAQAKVVYHLLETAFLTEEEEAVLRRGRNANSGTVPKNTDVQTYRHSTAFEALIGYHHLLNNRERLDEIVYKAIAVLEEKEGGTSS
- the rlmB gene encoding 23S rRNA (guanosine(2251)-2'-O)-methyltransferase RlmB, translating into MTSEYIIGRNPVIEALRSGRDINKIWIAEGAAKGQVQIVLALAKENKIILQHAPKKKLDQLVEGNHQGVIAQVAAYQYAELEDLFKVAEKRNEDPFFLILDEIEDPHNLGSIMRTADATGAHGIIIPKRRAVGLTASVAKASTGAIEYIPVARVTNLSRTIDELKERGLWIAGTDAKGKTDYRNLDGTMPIGLVIGSEGKGMSRIIGEKCDFLITLPMVGKVTSLNASVAASLLMYEVYRKRHEIGK
- a CDS encoding NYN domain-containing protein; this encodes MNDILIVDGYNIIGAWGDLKKLRDVDLQSSRDALIDKMADYQGYTGTKVMIVFDAYTVHGIEKKMKQSRVEVIFTRKNQTADEKIEQLAIELRNINTQIYVATSDYTEQWVIFGQGALRKSARELELEVQAMEQQVRRRTKDTKEQQPAMRKIFSKDITEKLEKLRRGER
- a CDS encoding RNA polymerase sporulation sigma factor SigH, coding for MEAGFVSIGDVTFRDLEDEAIVELVRKGNTDALEYLIHKYKNFVRAKSRSYFLVGADREDIVQEGMIGLFKAIRDYKEDKLSSFKAFAELCITRQIITAIKTATRQKHIPLNSYVSLDKPIYDEESDRTLLDVISEAKVTDPEEMIISQEEYTDIESKISELLSDLERKVLSLYLDGRSYQEISEQLNRHVKSIDNALQRVKRKLERYMEMRESTTLNS